In a genomic window of Polypterus senegalus isolate Bchr_013 chromosome 13, ASM1683550v1, whole genome shotgun sequence:
- the LOC120543115 gene encoding serine/threonine-protein kinase pim-2-like isoform X1: MLEKWVEDDVCFPNVHEMKTKQRQVMESFEKQYKVGQLLGSGGFGTVYAAQRLSDGLPVAVKHISRDKIHHWARIPNESVPVPMEIALLQRLRSGGSLNPKGIIKMIDWFEKPGDGYLIVLERPQMCQDLFDFVTDRGPLEEPLARRFLQQITQALQYCHACGVVHRDIKDENILLDMRTGEIKIIDFGSGAVLKDTPYSGFEGTRVYSPPEWITSHQYRAEPLTVWSLGILLFDMVCGDIPFENDKEILQGKLHFTKRISAECQSLIRWCLAFAADDRPSLEQILSHPWMTVSAEDDDCAQESYNLARSKDSL, encoded by the exons atgctagAGAAATGGGTAGAAGACGACGTATGTTTTCCCAATGTACATGAAATGAAGACGAAACAGAGGCAAG TGATGGAATCCTTTGAAAAACAGTATAAGGTGGGGCAGCTGCTTGGAAGTGGAGGCTTTGGAACAGTCTATGCAGCTCAGCGCCTTTCAGATGGTCTGCCG gtTGCAGTGAAACACATTTCAAGGGATAAGATCCACCATTGGGCCCGGATT CCTAATGAATCTGTGCCAGTGCCAATGGAAATTGCCCTTCTACAGCGTTTACGGAGTGGGGGTTCTCTGAACCCTAAAGGCATAATCAAAATGATAGATTGGTTTGAGAAACCGGGAGATGGGTACTTGATTGTTTTGGAAAGGCCCCAAATGTGCCAGGATCTTTTTGACTTTGTAACCGACCGTGGTCCTCTGGAAGAACCCCTGGCGCGAAG GTTCCTTCAACAGATCACACAAGCACTGCAGTACTGCCATGCATGTGGAGTTGTCCATCGTGACATAAAGGATGAAAACATTCTCTTAGATATGCGCActggagaaattaaaataattgacTTTGGATCCGGTGCTGTACTAAAAGATACGCCCTACTCAGGTTTTGAAg GTACTAGAGTGTACAGTCCCCCTGAATGGATTACAAGTCATCAGTATCGGGCAGAGCCTTTAACAGTTTGGTCTCTTGGCATTCTTCTGTTTGATATGGTTTGTGGGGACATTCCATTTGAGAATGACAAAGAAATTCTCCAAGGGAAGCTACACTTCACTAAAAGAATATCAGCAG AATGCCAGTCACTTATTCGATGGTGTTTGGCTTTTGCTGCAGATGACCGTCCATCCCTTGAACAGATACTCTCTCATCCTTGGATGACTGTGTCTGCAGAGGATGATGACTGTGCTCAAGAATCCTACAATTTGGCACGTAGCAAAGACAGTTTATGA
- the LOC120543115 gene encoding serine/threonine-protein kinase pim-2-like isoform X2: protein MLEKWVEDDVCFPNVHEMKTKQRQVMESFEKQYKVGQLLGSGGFGTVYAAQRLSDGLPVAVKHISRDKIHHWARIPNESVPVPMEIALLQRLRSGGSLNPKGIIKMIDWFEKPGDGYLIVLERPQMCQDLFDFVTDRGPLEEPLARRFLQQITQALQYCHACGVVHRDIKDENILLDMRTGEIKIIDFGSGAVLKDTPYSGFEGTRVYSPPEWITSHQYRAEPLTVWSLGILLFDMVCGDIPFENDKEILQGKLHFTKRISADDRPSLEQILSHPWMTVSAEDDDCAQESYNLARSKDSL from the exons atgctagAGAAATGGGTAGAAGACGACGTATGTTTTCCCAATGTACATGAAATGAAGACGAAACAGAGGCAAG TGATGGAATCCTTTGAAAAACAGTATAAGGTGGGGCAGCTGCTTGGAAGTGGAGGCTTTGGAACAGTCTATGCAGCTCAGCGCCTTTCAGATGGTCTGCCG gtTGCAGTGAAACACATTTCAAGGGATAAGATCCACCATTGGGCCCGGATT CCTAATGAATCTGTGCCAGTGCCAATGGAAATTGCCCTTCTACAGCGTTTACGGAGTGGGGGTTCTCTGAACCCTAAAGGCATAATCAAAATGATAGATTGGTTTGAGAAACCGGGAGATGGGTACTTGATTGTTTTGGAAAGGCCCCAAATGTGCCAGGATCTTTTTGACTTTGTAACCGACCGTGGTCCTCTGGAAGAACCCCTGGCGCGAAG GTTCCTTCAACAGATCACACAAGCACTGCAGTACTGCCATGCATGTGGAGTTGTCCATCGTGACATAAAGGATGAAAACATTCTCTTAGATATGCGCActggagaaattaaaataattgacTTTGGATCCGGTGCTGTACTAAAAGATACGCCCTACTCAGGTTTTGAAg GTACTAGAGTGTACAGTCCCCCTGAATGGATTACAAGTCATCAGTATCGGGCAGAGCCTTTAACAGTTTGGTCTCTTGGCATTCTTCTGTTTGATATGGTTTGTGGGGACATTCCATTTGAGAATGACAAAGAAATTCTCCAAGGGAAGCTACACTTCACTAAAAGAATATCAGCAG ATGACCGTCCATCCCTTGAACAGATACTCTCTCATCCTTGGATGACTGTGTCTGCAGAGGATGATGACTGTGCTCAAGAATCCTACAATTTGGCACGTAGCAAAGACAGTTTATGA